In a single window of the Alphaproteobacteria bacterium LSUCC0684 genome:
- a CDS encoding thiamine pyrophosphate-dependent enzyme encodes MDRLKDQHVLDRRHAVATLLRDRGDLLVVTGLGSPAYDVMAAGDHDSNYYLWGAMGSAAMIGLGLARAQPHRSVLVLTGDGELMMGMGGLATIAVAKPANLTIAVLDNGLFGETGLQRSHTGHGVEISRIAESMEFAWTGIIRDQDDLEVLRARLHDRDGPRLATIKIKGENLPRVLPPRDGVYIKNRFRAALGHQPI; translated from the coding sequence ATGGACAGGCTGAAGGATCAACACGTCCTTGACCGCCGCCATGCGGTGGCAACGCTGCTCCGTGATCGAGGTGATCTCCTGGTTGTGACCGGGCTTGGATCACCGGCCTATGACGTCATGGCCGCCGGTGATCACGACAGCAATTACTATCTCTGGGGGGCGATGGGCAGCGCGGCCATGATCGGTCTGGGCCTGGCCAGGGCACAGCCGCATCGGTCTGTTCTGGTCCTCACCGGTGATGGTGAGCTGATGATGGGGATGGGCGGCCTTGCCACGATTGCGGTTGCAAAACCCGCCAACCTCACCATTGCCGTACTTGATAACGGTCTTTTCGGTGAAACAGGCCTGCAGCGAAGCCATACCGGCCATGGGGTTGAGATATCGCGCATTGCCGAAAGCATGGAGTTTGCGTGGACCGGAATTATCCGTGATCAGGATGATCTGGAAGTTCTTCGCGCCCGGCTTCATGATCGTGATGGCCCCCGGCTTGCCACGATCAAGATCAAAGGTGAAAACCTTCCCCGTGTTCTGCCGCCGCGTGATGGAGTATATATCAAGAACAGGTTCAGGGCCGCGCTTGGCCATCAACCAATCTGA
- a CDS encoding Rrf2 family transcriptional regulator, giving the protein MRLTQYSNYALRTLMFANLHSDRLCQCQEVADAFNISKAHLVKCVHQLGQWGFIQSVRGRNGGFRLARPAEDITVGAVIRKTEDTLELVECFNSETNTCPLISQCKLNLVLMRAMKRFMDEMDQVTIADITANQRSLLNLLKP; this is encoded by the coding sequence ATGCGACTGACCCAATATTCAAATTATGCCTTGCGGACATTGATGTTTGCCAATCTGCATTCGGACCGTCTGTGCCAGTGCCAGGAAGTAGCCGATGCCTTCAACATTTCAAAGGCGCATCTCGTCAAATGTGTGCATCAGCTTGGCCAATGGGGGTTCATCCAGAGCGTACGCGGCCGCAATGGCGGGTTCAGGCTGGCTCGTCCTGCGGAAGACATTACGGTTGGCGCGGTGATCCGCAAGACAGAAGATACGCTTGAACTTGTCGAATGTTTCAATAGCGAGACAAACACCTGCCCGCTGATCAGCCAATGCAAGCTTAATCTTGTGCTGATGCGGGCAATGAAGCGTTTCATGGATGAAATGGATCAGGTGACCATCGCCGACATAACCGCCAATCAGCGCAGTCTTCTCAATCTGCTGAAGCCCTGA
- a CDS encoding MBL fold metallo-hydrolase, translated as MPANTSPEVRAYYDTDTNTVSYIVIDRTTNACAVVDSVLNFDYASGTISYEQADEIIEFIGASGLKLEWLIETHVHADHLSAAPYIQEKCGGEIMISKEISAVQNIFGKVFNAGTEFERDGSQFDRLLEDGDTYRIGNLEGRAIHTPGHTPACMAHVIGDAVFVGDTLFMPDGGTARADFPGGDARTLFRSIHKILALPDETRVFVCHDYQPGGREVMWQTTIKEQREKNIHIGNGVGEDAFVAKREARDATLNMPKLIMPSIQVNMRAGHMPAAEDNGETYLKVPVSGLRS; from the coding sequence ATGCCTGCAAATACATCACCTGAAGTCAGGGCCTATTACGATACGGATACCAATACGGTCAGCTACATTGTGATTGATCGCACGACAAATGCATGTGCGGTGGTGGATTCGGTGCTCAACTTTGATTACGCGTCGGGAACGATTTCCTATGAACAGGCCGATGAGATCATCGAATTTATCGGCGCATCAGGGCTCAAGCTGGAATGGCTGATTGAAACCCATGTACACGCTGACCATCTTTCGGCGGCCCCCTACATTCAGGAGAAATGTGGCGGCGAGATCATGATTTCCAAAGAGATTTCGGCGGTTCAGAACATCTTTGGAAAAGTGTTCAACGCAGGAACGGAGTTCGAACGCGATGGCAGCCAGTTTGACAGACTGCTCGAAGATGGCGACACATATCGAATTGGCAATCTCGAAGGGCGGGCCATCCATACCCCTGGCCACACACCGGCCTGTATGGCGCATGTGATCGGTGATGCGGTTTTTGTCGGCGATACGCTTTTCATGCCTGATGGCGGAACCGCGCGCGCGGATTTTCCGGGTGGAGATGCACGCACCCTCTTTCGTTCGATCCATAAAATTCTGGCACTTCCGGATGAGACGCGGGTTTTTGTCTGCCATGACTACCAGCCCGGCGGACGTGAAGTGATGTGGCAGACAACCATAAAGGAACAGCGTGAAAAGAACATTCATATTGGCAACGGGGTAGGCGAAGATGCGTTCGTGGCCAAACGTGAAGCGCGGGATGCGACCTTGAACATGCCCAAACTGATCATGCCGTCCATCCAGGTCAATATGCGGGCAGGCCACATGCCGGCGGCAGAAGACAATGGTGAAACCTACCTGAAAGTGCCGGTATCAGGGTTGCGGTCCTGA
- a CDS encoding sulfur transferase domain-containing protein: MDIKQIASGFSVTGQIQVDDVKEIAAKGFKAIICNRPDDEMGAVAHGLIAAEAKNCGLELHYLPVAGTGITEENVVQAAALIEKLPHPVLAYCRSGKRSESLYQAVQAMVKPGRSTRRDTDHGLQVVIVGGGAAGIATACSLMERSAGVNITIIEPSDVHFYQPGWTMVGGGVFESETTVRTMASQIPGGVRWIRNSVERFDPESNMVFVKGGEGIGYDQLVVCPGLALDWQAIDGLEETLGRNGVTSNYRFDLAPYTWDLVSNLKSGKAIFTQPPMPIKCAGAPQKAMYLSSDHWHRKGVLKDIDIEFCNAGGVLFGVKEYIPALMEYVEKYQAQLSFNSNLVAIDGPARVATFACTDENGKTRKVKKTFDMIHVCPPQKAHGFISASPLADAAGWVEVDPSTLQHKRFKNIWSLGDTAGTSNAKTAAAVRKQAPVVAENLLAVSSGKTPEMVYKGYGSCPLTVERGRIVLAEFGYGGVLQPTFPKWLINGERPTRLAWFLKEKILPSLYWHGMLKGKEWMAKPRRQAS, from the coding sequence ATGGATATTAAACAAATTGCATCAGGTTTTTCGGTCACCGGTCAAATTCAGGTCGATGACGTGAAAGAGATCGCGGCCAAGGGGTTCAAGGCCATCATCTGCAACCGTCCGGATGATGAAATGGGGGCGGTGGCCCATGGGTTGATTGCTGCAGAAGCGAAAAATTGCGGCCTTGAGCTGCATTATCTTCCTGTTGCCGGAACAGGCATTACAGAAGAAAATGTGGTGCAAGCCGCGGCATTGATTGAAAAGCTGCCGCATCCTGTTCTGGCGTATTGCCGATCAGGCAAAAGATCAGAAAGCCTCTATCAAGCGGTGCAAGCCATGGTGAAGCCAGGCCGTTCAACCCGGCGTGATACGGATCACGGCCTTCAAGTTGTTATTGTTGGTGGCGGGGCCGCGGGCATTGCCACGGCTTGCAGTCTCATGGAAAGATCGGCGGGTGTGAACATCACCATCATCGAGCCGTCGGATGTGCATTTCTATCAGCCCGGATGGACAATGGTTGGCGGCGGCGTTTTCGAGAGCGAAACCACGGTTCGTACCATGGCCAGCCAGATCCCCGGCGGCGTCAGATGGATTAGGAATTCGGTTGAGCGATTTGACCCTGAAAGCAACATGGTCTTTGTCAAGGGGGGCGAGGGGATCGGCTATGATCAGCTGGTTGTCTGCCCGGGCCTTGCTCTCGACTGGCAGGCCATTGACGGGCTTGAGGAAACACTGGGGCGCAACGGAGTTACGTCGAATTACAGATTTGATCTCGCCCCCTATACCTGGGACCTGGTCAGCAATCTCAAATCCGGCAAGGCCATTTTCACCCAGCCGCCCATGCCCATCAAATGCGCTGGCGCGCCGCAGAAGGCAATGTATCTGTCCTCTGATCACTGGCACAGAAAAGGTGTTCTGAAAGATATCGATATCGAATTCTGTAATGCGGGCGGGGTTCTTTTCGGGGTCAAGGAATATATCCCGGCCCTGATGGAATATGTGGAAAAATATCAGGCGCAGTTGAGTTTCAATTCAAATCTTGTTGCCATCGATGGTCCGGCCAGGGTGGCAACCTTCGCCTGCACCGATGAAAACGGCAAAACCCGAAAGGTCAAAAAGACTTTTGATATGATCCATGTCTGCCCGCCCCAGAAGGCGCATGGGTTCATCAGCGCCTCGCCGCTGGCCGATGCCGCCGGCTGGGTGGAGGTGGATCCATCAACCTTGCAGCATAAGCGTTTTAAGAATATCTGGTCGCTTGGTGATACCGCGGGCACGTCCAATGCAAAGACGGCGGCGGCGGTGCGCAAGCAGGCCCCCGTTGTTGCTGAAAATCTTCTTGCCGTATCTTCGGGTAAAACCCCGGAGATGGTCTATAAAGGCTATGGATCATGCCCGCTCACGGTTGAGCGAGGCCGGATTGTTCTGGCGGAATTCGGCTATGGTGGGGTTCTTCAGCCCACCTTCCCGAAATGGCTGATCAATGGCGAAAGGCCGACACGTCTCGCCTGGTTCCTGAAAGAGAAAATTCTCCCATCGCTCTACTGGCATGGGATGCTCAAGGGCAAGGAATGGATGGCAAAGCCTCGTCGGCAGGCAAGCTAG
- a CDS encoding SulP family inorganic anion transporter, whose protein sequence is MLKQYFPILTWGREYSSSQLTDDAIAAVIVTVMLIPQSLAYALLAGLPAHLGLYASILPLVAYAIFGTSSALAVGPVAVVSLMTAAAIGNLGLESLEEIILAATILAGLSGGMLILMGVLRLGFLANFLSHPVIAGFISASGMVIAFSQLKHLLGVEASGHNLIELIASLMAKISQINMPTALIGFTALAFLFWVRSGLKPVLTGLGMSARMAGLMTKLGPVLVIVMTILVTRVLHLDHEGVAIVGIIPQGLPGLGIPDLGSGLWMELAGSAFLISIIGFVESVSVAQTLAAKKRQRIYPDQELIGLGASNIASSLSGGYPVTGGFARSVVNFDAGAATPAAGAFSALGIAFATMFLTPFLFYLPKAALAATIIVAVLSLVDFSVLRRTWIYSKADFMAVFLTLSGTLLLGVEIGVTLGVVTSILLYLLKTARPHIAIVGQVGESEHFRNIHRHRVRIWDELLSIRVDQSLYFANARSLEDFITARLADYPDIRHVVLQCSAVNEIDASAVESLEAINEKLASMNVEFHLSEVKGPVMDRLDRINFTRHISGQVFLSQIDAVKALTRSKGKLSAGKPQKGKAVQVAEA, encoded by the coding sequence GTGCTGAAACAGTATTTTCCAATTTTGACATGGGGCCGGGAGTATTCATCGAGCCAGTTGACCGATGATGCAATAGCCGCCGTGATCGTGACGGTAATGCTCATCCCGCAGTCTCTTGCCTATGCGTTACTGGCCGGGCTTCCCGCCCATTTGGGTCTCTATGCCTCGATCCTGCCTCTTGTGGCCTACGCGATCTTCGGCACAAGCTCGGCGCTGGCGGTCGGGCCGGTTGCGGTCGTATCCCTGATGACGGCTGCGGCGATCGGCAATCTCGGTCTTGAAAGCCTCGAAGAAATCATCCTCGCGGCAACGATTTTGGCAGGACTTTCCGGCGGTATGCTCATCCTGATGGGGGTGCTGCGTCTCGGGTTTCTTGCCAATTTCCTCAGCCACCCGGTTATCGCCGGATTTATCAGCGCATCCGGCATGGTCATTGCTTTCAGCCAGCTCAAACATCTGCTTGGGGTGGAGGCATCCGGTCATAATCTGATTGAACTCATCGCGTCGCTGATGGCGAAGATAAGCCAGATCAACATGCCAACAGCCCTGATCGGGTTTACAGCGCTGGCCTTTCTTTTTTGGGTCAGGTCAGGTCTCAAACCTGTCTTGACCGGGCTTGGCATGAGCGCGCGCATGGCCGGGCTCATGACCAAACTCGGGCCGGTGCTCGTTATCGTGATGACAATTCTGGTGACCCGGGTGCTGCATCTCGATCATGAAGGGGTGGCGATCGTCGGGATAATCCCGCAAGGGCTGCCCGGTCTCGGCATACCTGATCTTGGCTCCGGGCTGTGGATGGAACTTGCCGGATCTGCTTTTCTCATTTCCATCATCGGATTTGTTGAATCCGTCTCTGTTGCCCAGACACTGGCCGCCAAGAAACGCCAGCGCATCTATCCTGATCAGGAACTGATCGGTCTCGGGGCCTCGAATATCGCCTCATCTCTTTCGGGCGGATATCCGGTTACAGGCGGATTTGCCCGGTCGGTGGTCAATTTTGACGCCGGCGCGGCAACTCCCGCGGCCGGGGCATTTTCGGCGCTTGGCATCGCCTTTGCCACGATGTTCCTGACGCCGTTTCTGTTCTATCTTCCCAAGGCGGCATTGGCGGCAACGATCATCGTGGCGGTGCTGTCGCTTGTTGATTTTTCTGTTCTCCGCCGCACGTGGATTTACTCGAAAGCTGATTTCATGGCGGTGTTTCTGACACTTTCCGGCACCCTCCTGCTCGGGGTGGAGATTGGCGTCACCCTTGGTGTGGTGACCTCGATCCTTCTCTATCTTCTCAAAACCGCCCGCCCGCATATAGCGATTGTCGGGCAGGTAGGCGAAAGCGAACATTTCCGCAATATTCATCGCCATCGTGTCCGGATATGGGATGAGTTGCTGTCCATCCGTGTTGATCAAAGCCTATATTTTGCCAATGCGCGCTCGCTCGAAGATTTCATCACCGCGAGATTAGCCGATTATCCTGATATCAGGCATGTTGTGCTGCAATGTTCGGCGGTGAACGAGATTGATGCAAGCGCGGTGGAATCGCTTGAGGCAATTAATGAAAAACTCGCTTCCATGAATGTCGAATTTCACCTTTCCGAAGTCAAGGGCCCGGTCATGGACCGGCTGGATCGGATCAATTTCACCAGGCATATCTCAGGGCAGGTTTTCCTATCCCAGATCGATGCCGTCAAAGCCCTGACCCGCAGCAAGGGAAAACTCAGTGCTGGAAAACCTCAAAAAGGCAAAGCTGTGCAGGTGGCCGAGGCATAA
- a CDS encoding cytochrome ubiquinol oxidase subunit I, producing the protein MTELPLAIDLARMQFAFTVSFHIVFPAFSIGLASYLAVLEALWLKTGRQVYIDLFQYWVKIFALAFGMGVVSGIVMSYQFGTNWSVFSDKTGPVLGPLMGYEVLSAFFLEAGFLGVMLFGMNKVGKGLHFLATLMVAAGTLFSAFWILSVNSWMQTPAGYGINEMGQFIPVNWVEIIFNPSFPYRLVHMVLAAYLTTAFVVGGVGAYHLLRDRSNQAARVMFSMAMWMAAIVAPVQIVAGDLHGLNTLEHQPAKVAAMEGHFETQRGAPLILFGLPDMEAEETRYAIEIPRLGSMILTHDWNGEVKGLKEWPPEERPNATLVFWSFRVMVGIGFAMMALGAWSLWLRLRKSLYDAKGTYLAAMIMGPSGFIAVLAGWITTEVGRQPYTVYGLLKTLDSASPLDAPAVAVSLAVFAGVYFVVFGAGVFYILRLMGKSPDSGESGLDAGVPSRAAGGIAVYADTNQSQPAE; encoded by the coding sequence ATGACAGAACTTCCGCTGGCAATAGATCTTGCCCGAATGCAGTTTGCGTTCACGGTATCCTTTCATATTGTTTTCCCTGCCTTTTCCATTGGTCTTGCATCATATCTTGCGGTGCTTGAAGCCCTGTGGCTGAAGACCGGCAGGCAGGTCTATATCGATCTCTTCCAGTATTGGGTGAAGATTTTCGCGCTGGCCTTCGGGATGGGTGTCGTCTCCGGCATTGTCATGAGCTACCAGTTCGGGACGAACTGGTCCGTATTCTCGGACAAGACCGGGCCTGTCCTTGGCCCGCTCATGGGGTATGAAGTGCTCTCTGCCTTCTTTCTTGAAGCCGGCTTCCTTGGGGTGATGCTGTTCGGGATGAACAAGGTTGGCAAAGGGCTGCATTTTCTGGCAACCCTGATGGTTGCTGCCGGGACGCTCTTTTCCGCGTTCTGGATACTTTCGGTCAACAGCTGGATGCAGACCCCGGCAGGATATGGCATCAATGAGATGGGGCAGTTCATCCCGGTAAACTGGGTTGAGATCATCTTCAATCCATCATTTCCCTACCGGCTGGTGCATATGGTTCTGGCCGCCTATCTGACAACTGCTTTCGTGGTCGGCGGGGTAGGGGCCTATCATCTCTTGAGGGATCGCAGCAATCAGGCGGCACGGGTGATGTTCTCCATGGCCATGTGGATGGCCGCGATTGTGGCTCCGGTCCAGATTGTTGCCGGGGATCTGCATGGGCTGAATACACTGGAGCATCAGCCAGCGAAAGTGGCCGCCATGGAAGGTCATTTTGAAACGCAGAGAGGTGCTCCGCTCATCCTTTTCGGTCTGCCGGATATGGAAGCCGAAGAGACCAGATATGCCATCGAAATTCCCCGGCTGGGCTCAATGATCCTGACCCATGACTGGAATGGTGAGGTCAAGGGACTCAAGGAATGGCCCCCAGAGGAAAGGCCGAACGCAACACTGGTGTTCTGGTCGTTCCGGGTCATGGTCGGCATTGGTTTTGCGATGATGGCGCTTGGCGCGTGGAGCCTGTGGCTGCGATTGCGAAAGTCGCTTTATGATGCAAAAGGCACCTATCTTGCGGCAATGATCATGGGGCCATCGGGTTTCATCGCTGTCCTGGCGGGATGGATTACAACGGAAGTCGGTCGTCAGCCCTATACTGTCTACGGGCTGCTGAAAACCCTGGATTCCGCCTCGCCGCTGGATGCACCGGCTGTCGCCGTTTCGCTGGCGGTATTTGCCGGGGTATATTTTGTGGTCTTTGGCGCTGGCGTTTTCTATATCCTTCGCCTCATGGGCAAGAGTCCCGATAGCGGGGAATCCGGCCTTGATGCAGGCGTTCCGTCCCGTGCCGCCGGCGGTATTGCAGTCTACGCTGATACCAACCAGTCCCAGCCGGCGGAATAA
- the cydB gene encoding cytochrome d ubiquinol oxidase subunit II — protein MGIDLAFIWAGLIAVAILAYVILDGFDLGIGILFPFLKGVRHRDQAMNTVAPVWDGNETWLVLGGGGLFAVFPLAYAIILPALYAPIIAMLIGLIFRGVAFEFRWRTNRWKTTWDMSFFLGSLTASFAQGVTLGALIQGIEVSGRAYAGGWWDWLTPFSLMCGVALVVGYGLLGATWLIMKTDGTLNSRAYHLSWFLAAGMALVMGIVSIWTPFLDPKFMQRWFSAPSIYYVSVVPVITFALFVALVLSLNAKRDGRPFLISLALFLISYIGLGISMYPFMIPPSITIWQAAAPDESLRFLLTGTVVLLPVIVIYTAYSYWVFRGKTRSGEGYH, from the coding sequence ATGGGTATTGACCTCGCGTTTATCTGGGCAGGGCTGATCGCTGTTGCTATTCTCGCCTATGTCATTCTGGATGGTTTTGATCTCGGGATAGGCATTCTGTTTCCGTTTCTCAAAGGTGTGCGTCATCGCGATCAGGCGATGAATACGGTGGCGCCGGTATGGGATGGAAATGAAACTTGGCTTGTGCTTGGCGGCGGCGGGTTGTTTGCTGTCTTCCCGCTGGCCTATGCCATCATTCTGCCCGCCCTTTACGCGCCAATAATCGCGATGCTCATCGGCCTGATCTTCAGGGGGGTTGCATTTGAATTCCGCTGGCGCACAAACCGCTGGAAGACAACCTGGGATATGTCCTTTTTCCTGGGCTCGCTGACGGCATCTTTCGCCCAGGGGGTGACGCTGGGTGCCCTCATCCAGGGGATCGAGGTCTCTGGCCGGGCCTATGCCGGGGGGTGGTGGGACTGGCTGACGCCATTCAGTCTGATGTGCGGGGTGGCGCTGGTCGTCGGCTACGGGCTCCTTGGGGCGACATGGCTGATCATGAAAACGGATGGAACGCTCAACAGCAGGGCATATCACTTGAGCTGGTTTCTTGCCGCAGGCATGGCTCTTGTGATGGGGATTGTCAGTATCTGGACCCCGTTCCTCGACCCGAAATTCATGCAGCGCTGGTTTTCAGCCCCGTCTATCTATTACGTGAGTGTTGTCCCCGTCATCACCTTTGCCCTTTTTGTGGCGCTTGTGCTCAGCCTCAATGCCAAGAGAGATGGCAGGCCGTTTCTGATTTCCCTCGCCCTCTTTCTGATCAGTTATATCGGTCTTGGAATAAGCATGTATCCCTTCATGATCCCGCCTTCCATCACGATATGGCAGGCGGCCGCGCCAGATGAAAGCCTGCGTTTCCTGCTGACAGGCACTGTTGTCTTGCTGCCGGTAATCGTGATCTACACCGCCTATAGCTACTGGGTATTCAGGGGCAAGACCAGATCAGGTGAAGGGTATCATTGA
- a CDS encoding DUF2474 domain-containing protein — protein sequence MAKSFTKRLFWFMALWAGGVLTITAVGMVIRIVLM from the coding sequence ATGGCGAAGTCATTTACGAAGCGTCTCTTCTGGTTTATGGCTTTATGGGCGGGTGGCGTGCTCACCATCACGGCGGTCGGGATGGTGATCAGGATTGTCCTGATGTGA
- the glpK gene encoding glycerol kinase GlpK — MSKDYILAIDQGTTSSRAIIFDRNLKPLVTAQEEFEQYFPQSGWVEHDPEDLWSTTIAMCLQAMEREHIEPGDIAAIGITNQRETTLVWDRKTGRAVYRAIVWQDRRTAEYCQKLRQEGHEPMVTARTGLLLDPYFSATKLAWILDNVDGARAKAEAGDLLFGTVDTYLIWRLTGGASHVTDATNAARTMMYNINKGGWDDDLLELFNIPRQMLPEVRDSSGDFGTTRPDLFGGASLPIMGVAGDQQAATVGQACFEPGMTKSTYGTGCFALMNTGKKPVFSSNKLLTTIAYQLDGRPVYALEGSIFIAGAVVQWLRDGLKLIGSAGETEALAKSANPTEQIYLVPAFTGLGAPYWNAECRGAIFGLTRNTGPAEIAKAALESVAYQTRDLIEAMRQDWKGASQTVLRIDGGMVANDWAMQTLANQLLAPVDRPVVTETTASGAAYLAGLAAGICPPPEEFATSWSLDRRFEPQISAEEANRLYDGWQQSIARLLH, encoded by the coding sequence ATGTCAAAAGACTATATCCTCGCCATAGACCAGGGCACGACATCGAGCCGTGCCATCATCTTTGACCGCAACCTGAAACCGCTGGTCACCGCCCAGGAAGAGTTCGAACAGTATTTCCCGCAATCAGGCTGGGTTGAACATGATCCGGAAGATTTGTGGTCAACAACGATCGCCATGTGTTTGCAGGCGATGGAACGCGAGCATATCGAGCCGGGTGACATAGCCGCCATCGGCATCACCAACCAGCGAGAAACCACGCTTGTCTGGGATCGCAAGACGGGCAGGGCTGTTTACAGGGCCATTGTCTGGCAGGATCGCCGTACGGCGGAATACTGTCAGAAACTCAGGCAGGAAGGGCATGAGCCGATGGTGACGGCCAGAACAGGCCTTCTGCTCGACCCCTATTTTTCGGCCACCAAATTGGCCTGGATTCTTGATAATGTCGACGGCGCAAGGGCGAAAGCAGAGGCAGGGGATCTTCTTTTCGGCACGGTGGATACATACCTGATCTGGCGGCTGACCGGCGGCGCCTCCCATGTCACCGACGCCACCAATGCCGCCCGCACCATGATGTATAATATCAATAAAGGCGGCTGGGATGATGATTTGCTGGAGCTGTTCAACATCCCCCGCCAGATGCTTCCCGAAGTGCGCGACAGTTCCGGTGATTTTGGCACCACCCGTCCTGATCTTTTTGGCGGGGCATCGCTGCCCATTATGGGTGTTGCCGGTGACCAGCAGGCAGCGACGGTAGGGCAGGCATGTTTTGAGCCGGGGATGACCAAATCCACTTATGGCACGGGGTGCTTTGCGCTCATGAATACCGGCAAGAAGCCTGTTTTTTCGAGCAATAAACTGCTCACCACCATTGCCTATCAGCTTGATGGCAGGCCGGTCTATGCGCTGGAAGGTTCGATCTTTATCGCCGGGGCGGTGGTGCAATGGCTTCGCGACGGGCTGAAACTCATCGGAAGTGCCGGTGAAACCGAAGCCCTTGCGAAATCGGCCAATCCAACCGAACAGATCTATCTTGTCCCGGCCTTCACCGGGCTTGGGGCGCCGTACTGGAATGCGGAATGCCGCGGCGCAATCTTCGGCCTGACGCGTAATACCGGCCCGGCCGAAATCGCCAAAGCCGCGCTGGAAAGCGTCGCCTATCAGACCCGTGATCTGATTGAGGCCATGCGGCAGGACTGGAAAGGCGCAAGCCAGACGGTTTTGCGGATCGATGGCGGGATGGTGGCCAATGACTGGGCAATGCAGACACTGGCCAATCAGTTGCTCGCCCCGGTGGATCGGCCGGTGGTGACGGAAACAACGGCATCTGGCGCGGCGTATCTGGCCGGGCTTGCTGCCGGCATTTGCCCGCCGCCAGAAGAATTCGCGACGTCATGGTCGCTTGATAGAAGGTTTGAGCCGCAGATTTCCGCCGAAGAAGCAAACAGGCTTTATGACGGCTGGCAGCAATCCATCGCCAGATTGCTCCATTAG
- the eda gene encoding bifunctional 4-hydroxy-2-oxoglutarate aldolase/2-dehydro-3-deoxy-phosphogluconate aldolase, with amino-acid sequence MSVKSIMAIGPVIPVVIIEKADDAIPLADALAEGGISVIEITLRSDAALDAIARIARERPDMTVGAGTVLRPGQMTSVKDAGADFVVSPGAYPELLQSARDEGMPFLPGAATASEMMGLLAEGFPAMKFFPATAAGGPEYLKALASPLADAIFCPTGGITVQTAPDWLALPNVACVGGSWVASKDLLAAGNFDAISANARACSALTPRV; translated from the coding sequence ATGAGCGTTAAATCCATCATGGCCATCGGGCCGGTGATCCCCGTGGTGATCATTGAAAAAGCCGATGATGCCATCCCGCTGGCTGATGCACTGGCCGAAGGCGGGATCAGCGTGATCGAAATCACCCTGCGGAGTGACGCAGCCCTTGATGCCATCGCGCGTATCGCCAGGGAACGTCCGGATATGACCGTCGGTGCGGGGACCGTTCTGCGCCCGGGGCAGATGACATCGGTAAAAGACGCCGGGGCGGATTTCGTGGTCTCCCCCGGGGCATATCCTGAATTGCTGCAATCCGCCCGGGATGAAGGCATGCCGTTTTTGCCAGGTGCCGCCACCGCCTCTGAAATGATGGGGCTCCTTGCCGAAGGCTTTCCCGCCATGAAGTTCTTTCCGGCGACGGCGGCGGGCGGCCCTGAATATCTGAAGGCGCTGGCCTCACCGCTGGCGGATGCGATTTTCTGCCCGACCGGTGGTATCACCGTTCAAACCGCTCCTGACTGGCTGGCTTTGCCCAATGTCGCTTGCGTCGGTGGATCATGGGTCGCGTCAAAAGACCTGCTGGCGGCTGGTAACTTTGACGCGATCAGCGCCAATGCCAGGGCATGTTCCGCCTTAACCCCTCGCGTGTGA